The Chelatococcus sp. HY11 nucleotide sequence GTCCCAGCCGGACATTCTCGCCAAGGTGCTGAACCGTTTCCCGGCGAACAAGAAGGCGCTGGAGCTCCCACCGTGGAATAATCCGGCAATAGCCATCTTCAAGGAGGCCGAACAGGGCGCGCGCTCCGTTCCCTCAGTGGCCGGCTGGTTCCAGATGCAGGAAGCAACGATCGTCGAGCTGCAGAAAATCCTGGTCGGCCAGAAGTCACCGCAGCAGGCGGCGGACTCGGCGGCCGCCACAATCGCGCGAATTATTTCCGAAAACAAATAATTCACGTCCATAACGCGACGCACTTGCATCACGGCGTCTGCGACCGTCTTCGCGCGCACCGCGCAGCGGTGCGCTGTGTTCAGCGGACAGCATTAACGGCGAGAACACCGATGATAAGGTATGGCTTCAGCACCATTGGCTGCCCGAACTATGACGTTCCCCAGGTCGTTGCGCTCGCGCGCTCCCACGGTTTCAAGGGCGTCGAGATCCGGTTCCTGCGCGGAACCGTGGATCTGACATCGCTTGCAGAATTCTCACCCGCCGGCCTCGCGGACACGCGCAAGCGTTTCCAGGACGCGGGTATCGAGGTCGTGGGGATCAATACGGGTGTTCGCATGGTCTCGCTCGACCCCGCGGTCCGCCAGCAGCAGCGAACCACTGCCAAGGCCAATCTGGATATCGCGCTGGGGCTCGGCGCGCGCTATCTCAGGGTCTTCGGTGGCCCCATCCCGGCCGAACAGGACCGTGAGCGCAGTCTGGATGCCATCGCGGAGGGCCTTGGGGAGATCGCCGACCTCACCTATGCGGCGGGCGTTCACTCCCTGATCGAAACGCATGACGCCTTTTGCCGCGCGGACAGCATCCGCGATCTTTACAAGCGCGGTGCCAGCCGCAATCTCGGCGTTCTCTGGGACACGCTCCATTCCTATCGCCATGGCGAAACGGGCGAGGAGACCTGGGCCAAGCTCAACGACCAGATCAAGCTCGTCCACGTCAAGGACGCCAACACGGCAACGCCGGAGAAATTCGACTTCGCGCTCACCGGTGAAGGCACGGTGCCCGTCGGCTCGTTCCTCGACCTGCTCGAACGTGAGAATTTCGACGGCTTCGTCAATTTCGAATGGGAGAAGGGCTGGCATCCGGAAATCGCCGATCCCGAGATCGCCATTCCCCATTTCGCCCATTTCATCGCCAGCCGGGGAGGATGAGCCGTGGCCGCTTCGCATGCAGGAGCCGCGCCGATGGTGAGCACGCGCCGGACAGCGTCGCGGCGCAGCGAAAGCATCAGCCTCAAGGCACAGCGCCGACGACGCGCCTATCTGCTCGTGGCGCCGGCTATTATCCTGATCGCGCTCATGATGATCTATCCGATCATCCAGACGATTTACTTCAGCTTCTCAAAAGTTCAACTCCCGGCACTGCGGACCACTTTCGTCGGATTCGATAACTTTATGCGAATTCTCAACAATCCGGAAACCGGACCGCTGGTACAACGCACCCTCGTCTGGATCGCGGGCAGTGTCGCGCTGAAGATGGCTTTAGGGTTGATCGCCGCACTCGTGTTCAACGCGAAGGTGCGCGGGACGGTATGGATGCGTGTGCTCGTCATACTGCCCTGGGCCATCCCTTCCGTCGTCGGCGCCAATCTGTGGCGCTGGATCGTGCAGACCGATGCCGGTGTCCTCAACCAGACACTGCGGTCCTGGGGCCTGGAGAGCTGGGCGCTCAACTGGCTGGGCGACCCGAGTACAGCCATGTTCACGGTTATCGTCGCCTACTCCTGGGGCGGTTTTGCCTTCGTCATGCTGCTTATTCTGGCGCGACTACAGGGATTACCAGAGGATATCAACGAAGCCGCGCGCGTCGACGGCGCCAACTGGTGGCAAATCTTCCGCTATATCACCCTGCCCTCCCTGAGCGGCGTGCTGGCCGTCGCGCTGATCCTCGAAATCGTCAGCGGCATGAACTCCTTTGATACCCTGATGATCATGACCGGCGGCGGCCCCGCCAACGCCACGCGTATCTGGGGCATCGACATCTACAAGACCGGCTTCACCGAATTCAATCTCGGCGGCGCCGCCGCGCAGAGCGTACTCATGTTCGCCGCCGTCATCGTCGTCTTCTCCATCTACGGAGGCGTCAACAGCCGCATCGCGCGTCGCCAGGGAGAGCCGGCATGACCGCCATCCCTTCAATCGGACGCCCGAAAACGGCCCATGACTACGCCATGCGTCAGATGATCGGCACCGTCGGGAAATATGCACTGGTCTACGGCCTGGGACTGATCTTCGTCCTGTTCAGCACCTTGCCGCTGATCTGGGGCATCAGCACCGCCCTGAAGGTACCATCCGAGGTCTATGCCTTTCCGCCAAGCTGGATACCGACAACGCTGACCTTCGAAAACTTCCTTCTCGTGGTTCAGAACAAGAACCTGCTGCGCGCTTTCCTCAACACGCTGATCATCGCGTCGGGAACGACTTTCGTCGCGCTGATTGTCGGCGTTCTCGGCGGCTACGGATTTGCGCGTTATCACTTTCCCGGCCGTAACATGTTGTTGTGGTCGGTGCTGTTCACAAAGCTCTTTCCGCGCGTCGTGGTGATCGTTCCGTTCTTCGTCACGCTACGCAATCTCCAGATGATGAACACCTACCAGGGCCTTATCCTTGTCTACCTGATGGTGACGTTTCCGGTCGCAATCTGGCTGCTCAAGGGCTTTTTCGACAAGATCCCGGTCGAGATCGAAGAGGCCGCCGTCATCGACGGATGCAACCTCCCGCAACTGCTCTGGTATGTGATCCTGCCCATGTCGCGGCCTGCCATGATAGCCGTCGCCATGTATTCATTCATCCTCGCCTGGAATGAATTTCTTTTTGCCCTTGTATTCACCAACGGTCTTGAGCGGCGCCCACTGTCGATCGCACTCGCTTTCTTCATCGACGAAAATGGAATCCGCTGGGGCGAGCTGATGGCTGCTTCGGTCGTCATGAGCCTGCCCGCCATCATTGTCTTCAGCTTCGCACAAAAGCTTCTCGTGCGTGGCCTCAGCGACGGAGCCGTAAAGGGATGAACGATCGCAACGGACAAGTGGCCCTGGTTACCGGCGCGAGCTTCGGCGTCGGACGCGCCACGATCGCGGCACTCACGGCTCGTGGCATGGAGGTCATCGCTGCCGCGCGCGACATCGGCCGGCTGGAGGCGGCGATCGGCGAGCTAGCCCCGGAGCATCGCGATCATGTCACGCCAATCGCCGCGGATGTGCGCGAAGAGAGTGACGTGATGCGCCTGAGCCACCAGGCCATCGACCGCTTCGGGCGTATCGACGTCCTGGTGAACAGCGCCGGGGTCAGCATGTCCGCGCGCACCCGGCTCGTCGACAGCACATCGGACGAGTGGCACAAGATCATCGAGACCAATCTCACCGGCACCTACCTCATGTGCCGCGCGTGCCTGCCGCATCTGGAAAAATCCCCGGATGGCTACATCCTCAATGTCCAGTCGACGGGGGCCTATCGGGCAAGCCCCGGCGTCAGCCTCTATGCGGCCTCGAAGTTCGGCGTGCGCGCGCTCAGCGAGGCGCTGATCGAGGAATATCGCCATTCGAACATCCGCATCACGTCCGTCAGTCCAGGGCCCATCGATACCAATATCTGGTCGCATAAGGTCGAGCCGCCCTCGGCGGAACGGCGGGCCCTGATGCTGCGGCCGAGCGACATCGCGGACATCTTCGTCTGGCTGCTCGATCGGCCCCGGCACATGCATATTCCCGATATCACCGTCACGCCGTGGACGGGCATCTAGCGAGACAATCCATGAAAACCGTATCCGTCGGCTTCATCGGAGCCGGATTCTCGGCCCATCTCCATGTGGAAGGTTTGAAGAAAGTCTACGGTGTTACCGTGCGCCTGGCCGGCGTCACGGCGACGCGCCCGGAGCGCGCGGTGGCTTTTGCCAAGGCCCACGGCGTCGCGGAAACCTTCGCCACCTGGCAGGATCTCCTCGCATCCCCAGCAATCGACGTGGTGTGCATCTGTGTGCCGAATGGCCTCCACGCCGAGATTGCCATCGCCGCCGCGCGGGCCGGGAAGCACGTCATCTGCGAGAAGCCGATGACCGGCGCCTTTGGCCCGTCCAATGGCCTGACCGGCGTGGCGCGTGCCCATGACGAACGCGAGCGGGCGCTGGCCTCGATCGATGCCATCCGCGGGGCGGTGCATAAGGCAGGCGTGCTCTTCCTCTATGCGGAGAACTGGGTCTACGCGCCCGCCATGCTCAAGACGAAGCGCCTCCTCGAAACCGCGAAAGGCGCCATCATCGATATTCGCGCCGAGGAAAGCCACAGCGGCTCCCATGCCCTGCGGTCACGCCGACGGGAGACGGCCGGCGGCGGCGCGCTGATGATGCTCGGCTCTCATCCCATCGGCGCCGCCCTTCACCTCAAGGACTACGAGGCGCAGGTTGCGGGCGTGGCGCCCATCCGGGCGACGACCGTGACCTGCGAAACACGAGCGTTCTACGATACCGAGGCCGTCCGGCGCGCGGGCCACTCCTGGATCGTCTCAGACTGGCAGGATGTCGAAACCTGGGCCAACCTCATCATAGGCTTCAGCGACGGATCGCAGGCGGTTATATCAGCCTCCTTCGCCATGCTTGGCGGTGTTCGCAATACTTTTGAGGTCTACACCACTAACGCGGTCTATCGCGGCAACATGACGCCGAATGACGGGCTGCTCGTCTATACGCCCGATCCCCAGGGCTTCGGCAACGAATACCTGCACGAGAAGATCGAAACCCGGACCGGCTGGATCACGGCCGCGCCAGACGAAGACTGGGTGCGCGGCTATCCGCAGGAGATGCAGGATTTCATGGAAGCGATCGCGTCCGCCAGGCAACCCGTGTCTGGCCTCACCCTCGCGGCCGCTGTCGTGGATGTCATCTATGCCGCCTACCAATCAGCGGAAGAAGGGCGGCGCGTCAGCCTCTGACCCGGCGCAGAATAATGACTGGAGAGATACGGTGATTTACGAACTGAACCATTACGGCATCGTGGTGCGCGACCTGCAGAAATCCCTCGATTTCTACCAGGGACTGTTGGGCGCGCGGATCGTCTACAAGGGATTCATTCCGCCCTCCAAGACGGATGTTATCTATTTGCTCATCGCGGGCGGTCTCATCGAACTGCTCCACCCGGCCGAGCCGGGCCCGGATACGAAGTTCGGCATTACCCATATCGCTTTCATGAGCAACGATCTGGACGCCGACTACGAGCGGCTCACCAAATTGGGTTACGTCGGGCAAGTCGCCCCCAAGGTGGCGGGGAGCGGCGTCGGCCGGCTCGCCTTCCTCGGCGATCCCAACGGGGCCCGCATCGAGCTGATCCAGCGCGACGTGCCGATGCGCGACGACCCGCCCAGCCATGCTGTCATCCGCGCGTTCGACCACTACTCGCTGCTCGCCAACGACCTCGATGGCGCGCTCAAGCTCTATCGCGACGCCATGGGCATGAAGGTGCTCAAGGAGATGACGGTCCCTCACCCGACAAATCCCCTGTCGATCGTCTATCTCAACTGGGACTACGACGTCCTCGAACTGCTTCATCGTCCGTCGCCCGATCCGAAGGCCGAACTCTACGGCCATTTCGCGCTACGCGTGGATAGCGTCGATGAGGCCCTGAAATACTTCGCCGATCACGGCGTTCCCGCCGAGCCCGGCACACCGAAGGCGGCCGGCACCGGCATCGGCCGCATCGGCATCATCCGCGATCCCGACGGGGTGAAGATCGAGCTCGTCGACCGTGCCGACCTGCGTGACCTGCCATGAGGTTCTCGCTGTTCACCGGCTCCTGCCCGGAGTGGGCACCCGACGAGGTCGCTCAGCACTGCGCCGCGCAGGGCTGGGACGGGGTGGAATTCCGGATCGCCGATCAGGCCCCAAGCGCGACGCCCGGCTTCTGGGCCGGGAATCGCGCGACCTTTCCCTTGACGGGCCTGGAGAATGACGCTGCGCGTCTGGTGGATATGTCGCGCCGGTCAGGGCTCGCTCTCTCCGGGCTCGCCCCCTATGTCCCCTTGGCGGATCACGCCAATGCCGAGCGTGTGTTGCGCGTGGCGGCGCAAACCGGCGCGCAGCGTGTGCGCTTTACGTCGCCAAAGCCGGCGGACGATATCGGGTTCGACGCGCTCTTCACCAAGGCACGTGCGGATCTCGAGGTCCTTCAGGAAATCGCCAGACCCTTGGGCGCGCAAGTGGTGATCCAGATCCATCACGGCAACATCGTCTCGACGGCCTCATGCGCCCGTCGTCTCGTTGAGGGGCTCGATCCGCAGGTCGTGGCCGTCATGCACGATCTCGGCAACACGACCATCGAAGGACGGGAGGGGCTTCTCAGCCTCAAAATGGGCCTGGACATCCTTGGCCCGTATCTCGCCCACGTGCATATCAAGAATGCTGTCTGGCAGGCGGCTGGAACCGACGAGGACGGCGTGGTCCAGTGGAAATGGGCCTGGGCCACCCTGCGCAAGGGTATGGGCGATGTGAAAGCCTACTTCCGAGCTCTGAAGGCCGTTGGCTACGACGGTTGGGTGACGCTCGAGGAGTTCACGACCGAATTGCCCCTGGAGGAACGACTCGCCGACGACCTCGCCTTCCTCAAGTCCTCTGCGGCCGCCGCAGGCTATCCCTAGACATCTCTCCGCTGTCCACACGCTCGGTTCAGCCAGGCAGCGAGCGCGCGCCGCGCTTCCGAGGCGAGGTCATGCGCTCGGCGATCATGAGCGCATGGCGCTAGAGAGAGCCAGCGCGCATATTTCCGAACAAGTTCTGGACGTCGTGGCGGATCAAAACCCCGGTTACTGTTCGGTCCTGACAGCAGCCAGGGCGGAATTGGCTGCGTCCGCCAGCAGGCCCGTGTCGCCATTCACCGTAACCATGCGGAAGCCCATGCGCAGGGCCTCCCTCGCAAAGGCCGGCGAGGCGCAGTGAAGGGCAGCGATGATGCCGTTGCGCGCCGCGGCGGCGACAACCGCCGCATAGGCCGCCATGAGTTCAGGAGTCGGATTGTCGATCCGAGGTTCAAGCCCCATCGAAAAAGCAAGATCAGTCGGGCCGACATAGAGACCGGTGATGCCCGGCACCGCGGCAATCGCTTCCACATTGGCGAGAGCCGTCGCTGTCTCAATCATCGGCAGCAGGATGACGCGCTCGTTGGCAACCTTGGCATAGGTGCCCGGCTCGTAATAGAGCACGGCGCGCGTCGCGCCGCGGCTGCGCCGGCCGACTGGCGGATAGAGGCTGTCAGCCACGAAGCGGGCGACGTCATCGGCCGTATCGACCATCGGACAGATGAGGCCGGCGGCGCCGGCATCGAGAAGCTTGCCTGTCAGTGGCGATCCCAGTTCAGGGATGCGCGCCAGCGGAACAGCGCCGGCGGCGCCCACGGCCTGGAAACTGGCCAGCGCATCCGGGAACTCGAGCATGCCGTGCTGCAGGTCAACCGTCAGGCTGTCGAAACCGGCTCGCGCCATGATCTCCGTGCTGAAGGCGCATGGCAGGCTGATGAACGCATTGATGACGGAGCCGCCCGCGTTCCAGATCGCACGCAAGTCTTTCATATCCCGTGTCCCGCTTTCATGTCACATAGACCGGCTTGATTGGCCGCCGCCGGCCATATCCAAAATTTGATCATCGGGCCGAAAGCCGTTACCGGCTTTCAGCAATATCCAATGCGCGAATGAAAAGACAAAATCGCGATCTCTTCTAATCGGCATTTATCCCTCATCGGGAAATCTGCATTATTTCCTCGCCGCCGCGATGCCGTCCAGCGTATCGCGCGCCGCTTGCGCCGCGGTTTTGCGCCCTAGCGCCGCGGCCTGCATATTCTCAAGGTAGAGATCTTGTGCCTTGCCGATGCCGTCAAACGGGGAGATCACGAACTTCGCCCCGAGAACCGCCTGCTTCTCGGCATCGGCATAAGGGACGGCTTCCTTCACGCGTGGATCATCATAAGCATTTGTACGGACAGGCCCATTCCCGTTGAGCGTCATCCGCACCACCGTCTCCGGCTCCACGAGCTGACGCAGCAGGGCGCAGGCGCGCTCCTTGTTCTTGCTCCCTAGAGGAATGGCGGCGGACCACACCGTCGTCCGGGCCACGAAGGGTGGCTTCTGTCCCTCGACCGCTGGAAAGGCGGCCACCTTGATCTGGCCGGCGTAGTCCGTCTTGGACTTGTCGTTATAGGTCAGGTAACGGTTGAAGGGCTGTACGGACATCGCGATGCGTCCCTGCCAGATACCTTGTGTAATCTGGTCAATGCCCATGGCCGTAAAATTCGACGGCAACGCGCCGGCGGTATAGAGATCCGCCAAAGCCTGAAACGCGCGTGTCAATGCCTCCGCGTCGGCCGTCACCTGGCCCTTGGCATCGGTCAGGGTCGCGCCATACGCCATCAGCACATTGAAGGTGCCGCCGGCATTGGTGCCATCGATGGACAGGCCATAACGGCCG carries:
- a CDS encoding aldolase/citrate lyase family protein, translated to MKDLRAIWNAGGSVINAFISLPCAFSTEIMARAGFDSLTVDLQHGMLEFPDALASFQAVGAAGAVPLARIPELGSPLTGKLLDAGAAGLICPMVDTADDVARFVADSLYPPVGRRSRGATRAVLYYEPGTYAKVANERVILLPMIETATALANVEAIAAVPGITGLYVGPTDLAFSMGLEPRIDNPTPELMAAYAAVVAAAARNGIIAALHCASPAFAREALRMGFRMVTVNGDTGLLADAANSALAAVRTEQ
- a CDS encoding VOC family protein, producing the protein MIYELNHYGIVVRDLQKSLDFYQGLLGARIVYKGFIPPSKTDVIYLLIAGGLIELLHPAEPGPDTKFGITHIAFMSNDLDADYERLTKLGYVGQVAPKVAGSGVGRLAFLGDPNGARIELIQRDVPMRDDPPSHAVIRAFDHYSLLANDLDGALKLYRDAMGMKVLKEMTVPHPTNPLSIVYLNWDYDVLELLHRPSPDPKAELYGHFALRVDSVDEALKYFADHGVPAEPGTPKAAGTGIGRIGIIRDPDGVKIELVDRADLRDLP
- a CDS encoding carbohydrate ABC transporter permease, producing the protein MTAIPSIGRPKTAHDYAMRQMIGTVGKYALVYGLGLIFVLFSTLPLIWGISTALKVPSEVYAFPPSWIPTTLTFENFLLVVQNKNLLRAFLNTLIIASGTTFVALIVGVLGGYGFARYHFPGRNMLLWSVLFTKLFPRVVVIVPFFVTLRNLQMMNTYQGLILVYLMVTFPVAIWLLKGFFDKIPVEIEEAAVIDGCNLPQLLWYVILPMSRPAMIAVAMYSFILAWNEFLFALVFTNGLERRPLSIALAFFIDENGIRWGELMAASVVMSLPAIIVFSFAQKLLVRGLSDGAVKG
- a CDS encoding Gfo/Idh/MocA family oxidoreductase, giving the protein MKTVSVGFIGAGFSAHLHVEGLKKVYGVTVRLAGVTATRPERAVAFAKAHGVAETFATWQDLLASPAIDVVCICVPNGLHAEIAIAAARAGKHVICEKPMTGAFGPSNGLTGVARAHDERERALASIDAIRGAVHKAGVLFLYAENWVYAPAMLKTKRLLETAKGAIIDIRAEESHSGSHALRSRRRETAGGGALMMLGSHPIGAALHLKDYEAQVAGVAPIRATTVTCETRAFYDTEAVRRAGHSWIVSDWQDVETWANLIIGFSDGSQAVISASFAMLGGVRNTFEVYTTNAVYRGNMTPNDGLLVYTPDPQGFGNEYLHEKIETRTGWITAAPDEDWVRGYPQEMQDFMEAIASARQPVSGLTLAAAVVDVIYAAYQSAEEGRRVSL
- a CDS encoding sugar phosphate isomerase/epimerase family protein, with amino-acid sequence MIRYGFSTIGCPNYDVPQVVALARSHGFKGVEIRFLRGTVDLTSLAEFSPAGLADTRKRFQDAGIEVVGINTGVRMVSLDPAVRQQQRTTAKANLDIALGLGARYLRVFGGPIPAEQDRERSLDAIAEGLGEIADLTYAAGVHSLIETHDAFCRADSIRDLYKRGASRNLGVLWDTLHSYRHGETGEETWAKLNDQIKLVHVKDANTATPEKFDFALTGEGTVPVGSFLDLLERENFDGFVNFEWEKGWHPEIADPEIAIPHFAHFIASRGG
- a CDS encoding SDR family oxidoreductase, which encodes MNDRNGQVALVTGASFGVGRATIAALTARGMEVIAAARDIGRLEAAIGELAPEHRDHVTPIAADVREESDVMRLSHQAIDRFGRIDVLVNSAGVSMSARTRLVDSTSDEWHKIIETNLTGTYLMCRACLPHLEKSPDGYILNVQSTGAYRASPGVSLYAASKFGVRALSEALIEEYRHSNIRITSVSPGPIDTNIWSHKVEPPSAERRALMLRPSDIADIFVWLLDRPRHMHIPDITVTPWTGI
- a CDS encoding sugar phosphate isomerase/epimerase, which encodes MRFSLFTGSCPEWAPDEVAQHCAAQGWDGVEFRIADQAPSATPGFWAGNRATFPLTGLENDAARLVDMSRRSGLALSGLAPYVPLADHANAERVLRVAAQTGAQRVRFTSPKPADDIGFDALFTKARADLEVLQEIARPLGAQVVIQIHHGNIVSTASCARRLVEGLDPQVVAVMHDLGNTTIEGREGLLSLKMGLDILGPYLAHVHIKNAVWQAAGTDEDGVVQWKWAWATLRKGMGDVKAYFRALKAVGYDGWVTLEEFTTELPLEERLADDLAFLKSSAAAAGYP
- a CDS encoding extracellular solute-binding protein → MSTFKGVKALIAAGAVLASGAAGVCAQELTVLAHPSIQASVMGTTGTGGDALADWRAKNGVKINWVTADIGPLHDRLMREANLSSTAIDVGLILDSYATQAALSKFEPLDTCLKGLDLSDIPQTFLDQVTQDGKLKALPIRHATTALHYNAALLAEKGIQQAPASFEDLVKTAKALSERGAGRYGLSIDGTNAGGTFNVLMAYGATLTDAKGQVTADAEALTRAFQALADLYTAGALPSNFTAMGIDQITQGIWQGRIAMSVQPFNRYLTYNDKSKTDYAGQIKVAAFPAVEGQKPPFVARTTVWSAAIPLGSKNKERACALLRQLVEPETVVRMTLNGNGPVRTNAYDDPRVKEAVPYADAEKQAVLGAKFVISPFDGIGKAQDLYLENMQAAALGRKTAAQAARDTLDGIAAARK
- a CDS encoding sugar ABC transporter permease, producing MVSTRRTASRRSESISLKAQRRRRAYLLVAPAIILIALMMIYPIIQTIYFSFSKVQLPALRTTFVGFDNFMRILNNPETGPLVQRTLVWIAGSVALKMALGLIAALVFNAKVRGTVWMRVLVILPWAIPSVVGANLWRWIVQTDAGVLNQTLRSWGLESWALNWLGDPSTAMFTVIVAYSWGGFAFVMLLILARLQGLPEDINEAARVDGANWWQIFRYITLPSLSGVLAVALILEIVSGMNSFDTLMIMTGGGPANATRIWGIDIYKTGFTEFNLGGAAAQSVLMFAAVIVVFSIYGGVNSRIARRQGEPA